A single window of Acanthopagrus latus isolate v.2019 chromosome 1, fAcaLat1.1, whole genome shotgun sequence DNA harbors:
- the tmem184c gene encoding transmembrane protein 184C: MPCSCGNWRRWIRPLVVVLYILLLLIVLPLCIWELQKSKVGTHNKAWFIAGIFVFMTIPISLWGILQHLVHYTQPELQKPIIRILWMVPIYSLDSWIALKYPSIAIYVDTCRECYEAYVIYNFMTFLLNYLENQYPSLVLMLEVQEQQKHLPPLCCCPPWPMGEVLLLRCKLGVLQYTVVRPVTTVIALICQLCGVYDEGNFSSKNAWTYLVIFNNMSQLFAMYCLVLFYRALREELSPIKPVGKFLCVKMVVFVSFWQAVFIALLVKVGIISEERTWDWQSVEAVATGLQDFIICVEMFLAAIAHHFSFTYKPYIQEAEEGSCFDSFMAMWDISDVRADISEQVRNVGRTVMGRPRKPYFGEAGNDGERSGLLASGSQDAITEAASNPVSPRGQYEGLGRTLTPHSLSAPAGFSSAPWDEGYEAGPEVTEEEERTNQTKEPTDADLIVIT, from the exons ATGCCTTGTTCCTGTGGGAACTGGAGAAGATGGATCCGCCCGCTGGTCGTCGTGCTGTACATACTGTTGCTGTTGATCGTCCTGCCCTTGTGCATCTGGGAACTGCAGAAGTCAAAG GTTGGCACTCACAATAAAGCATGGTTCATCGCTGGGATATTTGTCTTCATGACCATACCCATATCATTATGGGGCATCCTCCAGCATCTGGTTCACTACACTCAGCCAGAGCTTCAGAAACCCATCATCAG GATATTGTGGATGGTCCCGATCTACAGCTTGGACAGT TGGATTGCACTGAAATACCCCAGTATAGCCATTTACGTGGACACATGCAGAGAGTGCTACGAGGCCTATGTCATCTACAACTTCATGACCTTCTTGCTCAACTACCTGGAAAATCAGTATCCTAGCCTGGTGTTGATGCTGGAGgtccaggagcagcagaaacacctgccccctctctgctgctgcccgCCCTGGCCAATGGGAGA GGTGTTACTGCTGAGATGCAAACTGGGAGTGTTGCAGTACACAGTGGTGAGACCAGTCACAACGGTGATTGCCTT GATCTGTCAGCTGTGCGGGGTGTATGACGAAGGCAATTTCAGTTCGAAAAATGCGTGGACATACCTGGTCATCTTCAACAATATGTCACAGCTG TTTGCCATGTACTGCCTGGTGCTGTTCTACAGGGCTCTGAGAGAAGAACTGAGTCCGATCAAACCAGTGGGCAAATTCCTATGTGTCAAAATGGTGGTGTTCGTCTCTTTCTG GCAAGCTGTGTTCATTGCTTTGCTGGTGAAAGTGGGCATTATCTCAGAGGAACGTACATGGGACTGGCAAAGTGTGGAGGCTGTAGCGACTGGCTTACAG GATTTTATCATCTGCGTGGAGATGTTTCTGGCAGCCATCGCCCACCACTTCAGCTTCACCTACAAGCCTTACATccaggaggctgaggagggtTCCTGCTTTGACTCTTTCATGGCAATGTGGGACATCTCTGATGTCAGAGCGGACATTTCTGAACAAGTCCGCAATGTTG GGAGAACAGTCATGGGTCGTCCCAGGAAGCCCTACTTTGGCGAGGCGGGGAATGACGGGGAGCGATCTGGCCTGCTCGCTTCTGGCTCGCAAGATGCCATCACGGAGGCGGCATCCAACCCCGTATCACCCAGAGGTCAGTACGAGGGCCTGGGCAGAACCCTCACACCACATTCTTTGTCAGCTCCCGCTGGGTTCAGCTCGGCCCCGTGGGATGAAGGATATGAGGCTGGACCTGAAGTaactgaggaagaagaaaggacCAACCAAACCAAAGAACCAACAGATGCAGATCTCATCGTGATTACCTAG